A portion of the Microbacterium hominis genome contains these proteins:
- a CDS encoding Tat pathway signal sequence domain protein — protein MTRSETTIPLRWLDDAVPASLAAGATWGVPLTRGTVADPASLRLREVAGAEVPAQFWTLATWPDGSVKWAGTAVGALDEPREYEVVIADAVGASVQPEAPVTVEHRGGSVVVSNGLVEVEFGAVGSDMLLRSIDRGGRAVAEDVRMVSLLQHEIPEDGGAAPRVRFASRTTAVEVEQRGPVRAVVRIEGIHRAQDGDREWLPFTLRVVVVTGSAQLRLVHSVIWDGDAEHDFLAGLGLRAAVPLREPLHDRHVRLAGAEGGFFSESVRGVTGLRRDPGADVRAAQIAGRRTPATESWNPEVSNRLELIPSWADLTLTQLSADGFAIRKRTKAGHAWIDAGAGTRAEGYVAVSDPSGGLGVGIRSFWQSHPGQLDLRGLTGERAELTAWLYAPEARPMDMRFYHDGLGQEDFATQLEALEITYEDYEPGFGDAHGVARTHELTLFAYDATPTIERAAEAVSALQQPPLLQPTPGHLASVGVFGDWAPVDRSTAARAEIEDSLDFLLDFYLRQIDQRRWYGFWNYGDVMHAYDPDRHVWRYDVGGYAWDNSELSPDLWLWYSYLRTGRADVFRLAEAMTRHTGEVDVYHLGRWQGLGSRHNVQHWGCSAKQLRISSPIYRRFFHYLTADERVGDLLTELRDSDARFLDTDPTRKVRPDAATYRPDRGALAVGLGTDWGALAATWLADWERTGNERSRDRLLGTMADIGALPRGFLTGEALYDIDAGRFETTRDRVAVSHLSAVFGLVEVASELISLVDVPGFRGAWIDYCRLYLASPEEQIAAVGEQLSGIHLEQAHSRLTAYAAAATGDDALADSAWEAFEGIGEWLVHRSDFVLKRIDGAAVLNPVDEAPSVGTNDVAQYGLAAIQNLALIGHRLPE, from the coding sequence GTGACCCGGTCCGAGACCACCATCCCGCTCCGCTGGCTCGACGATGCGGTGCCGGCCTCCCTGGCCGCAGGCGCCACCTGGGGAGTGCCCCTCACGCGCGGAACGGTCGCCGACCCGGCATCGCTGCGACTGCGTGAGGTCGCGGGGGCCGAGGTGCCCGCGCAGTTCTGGACGCTCGCGACCTGGCCCGACGGTTCGGTGAAGTGGGCCGGCACCGCCGTGGGAGCGCTGGACGAGCCGCGCGAGTACGAGGTCGTGATCGCGGATGCCGTGGGCGCGTCTGTGCAGCCGGAGGCGCCCGTCACCGTCGAGCACCGGGGCGGCAGCGTCGTGGTCTCCAACGGCCTGGTCGAGGTCGAGTTCGGCGCCGTGGGTTCCGACATGCTCCTGCGCTCCATCGATAGAGGCGGCCGGGCGGTCGCCGAGGACGTGCGCATGGTGAGTCTGCTGCAGCACGAAATCCCGGAGGACGGCGGGGCGGCGCCCCGTGTGCGCTTCGCCTCGCGCACCACAGCCGTCGAGGTCGAGCAGCGCGGCCCCGTGCGCGCGGTCGTGCGCATCGAGGGCATCCATCGCGCTCAGGACGGAGACCGGGAGTGGCTGCCGTTCACCCTGCGCGTCGTCGTGGTTACGGGCTCTGCGCAGCTGCGCCTCGTGCACAGCGTGATCTGGGACGGCGACGCCGAGCATGACTTCCTCGCAGGATTGGGCCTGCGTGCTGCGGTTCCGCTCAGAGAACCGCTGCACGACCGCCACGTGAGACTCGCCGGGGCAGAGGGGGGATTCTTCTCGGAGTCGGTGCGCGGCGTGACCGGCCTGCGCCGCGACCCCGGCGCAGATGTGCGCGCCGCCCAGATCGCCGGGCGGCGTACACCGGCGACGGAGTCATGGAATCCCGAGGTCTCGAACCGGTTGGAGCTCATCCCGTCCTGGGCCGACCTCACGCTCACCCAGCTGAGCGCCGACGGCTTCGCCATCCGCAAGCGGACGAAGGCCGGGCACGCCTGGATCGATGCGGGGGCCGGCACACGCGCGGAGGGGTACGTCGCGGTCAGCGACCCGAGCGGTGGCCTGGGTGTCGGCATCCGGTCGTTCTGGCAGTCCCACCCCGGCCAGCTCGACCTGAGGGGCTTGACGGGAGAGAGGGCGGAGCTCACGGCGTGGCTGTATGCGCCCGAGGCGCGACCGATGGACATGCGTTTCTACCACGACGGCCTTGGCCAGGAGGACTTCGCGACGCAGCTCGAAGCGCTCGAGATCACCTACGAGGACTATGAGCCCGGTTTCGGCGACGCCCATGGTGTCGCCCGGACGCACGAGCTGACTCTGTTCGCGTACGACGCGACGCCCACCATCGAGCGCGCCGCCGAGGCGGTGTCGGCGCTGCAGCAGCCGCCGCTCCTCCAGCCGACGCCCGGACACCTCGCTTCGGTGGGCGTGTTCGGCGATTGGGCTCCGGTGGACCGTTCCACGGCGGCCCGGGCGGAGATCGAGGACAGCCTCGACTTCCTGCTCGACTTCTACCTGCGGCAGATCGATCAGCGCCGCTGGTACGGGTTCTGGAACTACGGCGATGTCATGCACGCGTACGATCCGGACCGACATGTCTGGCGTTACGACGTCGGCGGCTACGCCTGGGACAACAGCGAGCTCTCGCCCGACCTGTGGCTGTGGTACTCGTACCTGCGCACCGGTCGAGCAGACGTCTTCCGTCTCGCCGAGGCGATGACCCGTCATACCGGCGAGGTCGATGTCTATCACCTCGGTCGCTGGCAGGGCCTCGGATCTCGGCACAACGTGCAGCACTGGGGATGCAGTGCCAAGCAGCTCCGCATCTCCAGCCCGATATACCGTCGCTTCTTCCACTACCTCACCGCCGACGAGCGGGTCGGCGACCTGCTGACGGAGCTGCGTGACAGCGACGCCCGATTCCTCGATACCGACCCGACGCGCAAGGTGCGCCCGGATGCCGCCACCTACCGTCCGGATCGTGGCGCCCTGGCGGTGGGCTTGGGCACCGATTGGGGCGCTCTGGCCGCGACGTGGCTCGCGGACTGGGAGCGCACGGGCAACGAGCGGTCGCGCGACCGTCTCCTGGGGACGATGGCGGACATCGGCGCACTGCCGCGCGGGTTCCTCACGGGGGAGGCGCTGTACGACATCGACGCGGGCCGGTTCGAGACGACCCGCGATCGCGTCGCGGTGTCGCATCTGAGCGCCGTCTTCGGCCTCGTGGAGGTCGCGAGCGAGCTGATCTCGCTGGTCGATGTCCCCGGGTTCCGGGGGGCCTGGATCGATTACTGCCGCCTGTATCTGGCCTCACCGGAGGAGCAGATCGCCGCCGTGGGCGAGCAGCTGAGCGGCATCCATCTCGAGCAGGCCCACAGCCGTCTCACCGCATACGCGGCGGCGGCGACCGGCGACGATGCGCTTGCAGACTCGGCGTGGGAGGCCTTCGAGGGCATCGGCGAGTGGCTCGTTCACCGCAGCGACTTCGTGCTGAAGCGGATCGACGGCGCCGCGGTTCTGAACCCCGTCGATGAGGCGCCGAGCGTGGGCACAAACGACGTCGCACAGTACGGTCTCGCCGCGATCCAGAATCTCGCGCTGATCGGCCACCGTCTGCCCGAGTGA
- a CDS encoding ABC transporter substrate-binding protein: MFSKKRTFAGIALATGAALTLAGCAGGDAPEADPTFNPDEEVTLDLAFWGNDVRAELYNEAIEAFNEEYPNITVNATFLGFPEFWEKRQTEAAGGNLPDVMQFDYSYLRQYSENGLLLDLDPYLGSIIDTEPLPENILGIGVVNGTTYGIATSTNAWGLFTNPVLLEEAGVEEFAGGSWEDYAGWMTEITDAAGGEFYGGGDYAGRIQNFEVQLRAEGSYLFSDEGEAGFDEERLTEFWESTADFRADGMIPQQRVEEVAPKGGFDSALTASELTWDNFGAGYLAGLGEGYTELGLIAPPVQVEGAKDLYLKPSMLHAISANTDNPEAAATLVDFLVNSEQSGEIFGTNRGLPASETALAAAELDPLSQQVKDYEASIADRLGDAPPVPIVGYGTLEEKFRQLGTELAFGTITVEEAVSQFFAEMDVILTQ; encoded by the coding sequence ATGTTCAGCAAGAAGCGGACGTTCGCCGGCATCGCACTCGCGACCGGCGCCGCACTGACGCTGGCCGGTTGCGCGGGCGGCGACGCCCCCGAAGCCGACCCCACGTTCAACCCCGACGAAGAGGTCACGCTCGACCTCGCCTTCTGGGGCAACGACGTGCGCGCGGAGCTCTACAACGAGGCCATCGAGGCCTTCAACGAGGAGTACCCCAACATCACGGTCAACGCGACCTTCCTCGGCTTCCCCGAGTTCTGGGAGAAGCGCCAGACCGAGGCCGCCGGCGGCAACCTGCCCGACGTGATGCAGTTCGACTACTCGTACCTGCGCCAGTACTCCGAGAACGGCCTCCTGCTCGACCTCGACCCGTACCTCGGCAGCATCATCGACACCGAGCCGCTCCCCGAGAACATCCTCGGCATCGGCGTCGTGAACGGCACCACCTACGGCATCGCCACCTCGACCAACGCCTGGGGCCTGTTCACCAACCCCGTGCTGCTCGAGGAGGCCGGCGTCGAGGAGTTCGCCGGTGGCAGCTGGGAGGACTACGCCGGCTGGATGACGGAGATCACGGATGCCGCGGGCGGCGAGTTCTACGGCGGCGGCGACTACGCCGGCCGCATCCAGAACTTCGAGGTGCAGCTTCGCGCCGAGGGCTCGTACCTGTTCAGCGACGAGGGCGAGGCCGGCTTCGACGAGGAGCGCCTGACCGAGTTCTGGGAGTCGACCGCGGACTTCCGCGCCGACGGCATGATCCCGCAGCAGCGCGTCGAGGAGGTCGCTCCCAAGGGTGGCTTCGACTCGGCCCTGACCGCCAGCGAGCTCACCTGGGACAACTTCGGCGCCGGCTACCTCGCCGGTCTGGGCGAGGGTTACACCGAGCTCGGCCTCATCGCTCCCCCCGTGCAGGTGGAGGGTGCGAAGGACCTTTACCTGAAGCCGTCGATGCTGCACGCGATCTCGGCGAACACCGACAACCCCGAGGCTGCCGCCACGCTGGTCGACTTCCTCGTGAACTCGGAGCAGTCGGGTGAGATCTTCGGCACCAACCGTGGCCTTCCGGCTTCGGAGACCGCTCTGGCCGCGGCCGAGCTCGACCCGCTGAGCCAGCAGGTCAAGGACTACGAGGCCTCGATCGCCGACCGCCTGGGCGACGCCCCGCCGGTGCCGATCGTCGGCTACGGCACGCTCGAGGAGAAGTTCCGCCAGCTCGGCACCGAGCTCGCCTTCGGCACCATCACGGTCGAAGAAGCTGTCTCGCAGTTCTTCGCCGAGATGGACGTCATCCTCACCCAGTAA
- a CDS encoding DUF1961 family protein, with the protein MSLLYANPLAEPDDIADWVAEGPLSAGPGGDGLELSSGGGFDDHWTLWCPEVFGDRIRVTWEFSPRGEPGLAMLFFGAAADGGGGIFDDGLAARTGAYPQYHSGDIRTLHVSYFRRRWEDERAFHTCNLRKSPGFHLVAQGADPLPPVADARDAFYRIEVVKDGAHVAFAIDGLPLFSWSDDQSTGPRIRDGRIGFRQMSPLVARYRNLEVHAL; encoded by the coding sequence ATGAGCCTGCTGTACGCGAACCCGCTCGCGGAACCCGACGACATCGCCGATTGGGTCGCTGAGGGGCCGCTGTCCGCCGGGCCCGGCGGCGATGGACTGGAGCTCTCCAGCGGCGGCGGCTTCGACGACCACTGGACGCTCTGGTGCCCCGAGGTCTTCGGTGATCGCATCCGGGTGACGTGGGAGTTCTCGCCCCGTGGTGAGCCCGGGCTCGCCATGCTGTTCTTCGGGGCCGCCGCCGATGGCGGCGGCGGGATCTTCGATGACGGTCTCGCCGCGCGCACGGGCGCGTATCCCCAGTACCACTCTGGCGACATCCGCACCCTGCACGTGTCGTACTTCCGCCGTCGGTGGGAAGACGAACGCGCGTTCCACACGTGCAACCTGCGCAAGTCGCCGGGCTTCCACCTGGTTGCGCAGGGTGCGGACCCGTTGCCGCCCGTCGCCGACGCCCGCGACGCGTTCTACCGCATCGAGGTCGTAAAGGACGGCGCGCACGTCGCGTTCGCGATCGACGGACTTCCGCTCTTCTCCTGGAGCGACGACCAATCCACCGGTCCTCGCATCCGCGACGGCCGCATCGGATTCCGCCAGATGTCGCCTCTCGTCGCCCGCTATCGAAACCTGGAGGTTCACGCGCTGTGA
- a CDS encoding extracellular solute-binding protein translates to MIRTKAIAGIGAVTVTALALAGCSAGGGTEAADLDTIEIMAPYLVTNAPEEGNEIETAVEDVVGVDLDITWVPNSSYGDKVNITLAGDDLPHVMVIQGKDPGFVRNAEAGAFWDLTDYLAEYPNLDTTFPEVQKASSVNGKVYGVFRARDVMREAVIVRKDWLENLGLELPKTTEDLYEVAKAFTEDDPDGNGQDDTYGIIVPKWPGTIGTNSPWDAMETWYGAGNRWTEDGGELVPNFTTDQWLEAVQFERKLVEEGVVNPDFATFDSATWNEPFLNGKGGIIIDVHSRAGVLINLFKEADPDNFDAYVDVTGNLTGPDGDMHALPTTGYSGFLAIPKAKVRTEEDLRAVLAVLNDLNSDEAGPLLNNGIEGVTYELDGDLAVAVDDAPQALKDTVMSFAQLGMNVTGFQGYLPKQATDYEQEMYDKRKAIEAEDTESAEFDPSAPYVSPTYVSKGAQLDTIVADARIQYLAGQIDLAALEDAIELWRTSGGDDIIAEINELASADS, encoded by the coding sequence ATGATTCGCACCAAGGCGATCGCCGGTATCGGCGCCGTCACAGTGACGGCGCTCGCGCTGGCCGGATGCTCGGCCGGCGGCGGCACCGAAGCGGCTGATCTCGACACCATCGAGATCATGGCGCCCTACCTCGTGACGAACGCGCCCGAAGAGGGCAACGAGATCGAGACCGCGGTCGAGGACGTCGTCGGCGTCGACCTCGACATCACCTGGGTTCCGAACTCGTCTTACGGCGACAAGGTGAACATCACCCTGGCCGGCGATGACCTTCCTCACGTGATGGTCATTCAGGGCAAGGACCCGGGCTTCGTGCGCAACGCCGAGGCCGGCGCGTTCTGGGACCTCACCGACTATCTGGCCGAGTACCCCAACCTCGACACGACGTTCCCTGAGGTGCAGAAGGCCTCGAGCGTCAACGGCAAGGTCTACGGAGTGTTCCGCGCCCGAGACGTGATGCGTGAGGCCGTGATCGTTCGGAAGGACTGGCTCGAGAACCTCGGCCTGGAGCTGCCGAAGACGACCGAGGACCTTTACGAGGTCGCGAAGGCCTTCACCGAGGACGACCCCGACGGCAACGGCCAGGACGACACCTACGGCATCATCGTGCCGAAGTGGCCGGGAACCATCGGCACCAACAGCCCCTGGGACGCCATGGAGACCTGGTACGGCGCCGGCAACCGCTGGACTGAGGACGGTGGCGAGCTGGTTCCCAACTTCACGACCGACCAGTGGCTGGAGGCCGTCCAGTTCGAGCGGAAGCTCGTCGAGGAGGGCGTCGTCAACCCTGACTTCGCGACCTTCGATTCCGCGACCTGGAACGAGCCCTTCCTCAACGGCAAGGGCGGGATCATCATCGACGTGCACTCGCGCGCCGGTGTGCTGATCAACCTCTTCAAGGAGGCCGACCCGGACAACTTCGACGCGTACGTCGACGTCACGGGAAACCTCACGGGTCCTGACGGCGACATGCACGCCCTGCCGACCACGGGCTACAGCGGCTTCCTGGCCATCCCCAAGGCGAAGGTGCGCACCGAGGAGGACCTGCGCGCCGTGCTCGCGGTGCTGAACGACCTGAACTCCGACGAGGCCGGCCCGCTGCTGAACAACGGCATCGAAGGCGTCACCTACGAGCTCGACGGCGATCTCGCCGTCGCCGTCGACGACGCACCTCAGGCGCTGAAGGACACCGTCATGAGCTTCGCTCAGCTGGGCATGAACGTCACGGGCTTCCAGGGATACCTGCCGAAGCAGGCGACGGATTACGAGCAGGAGATGTACGACAAGCGCAAGGCGATCGAAGCCGAGGACACCGAGTCCGCCGAATTCGACCCGTCCGCACCGTACGTGTCTCCCACCTACGTGTCGAAGGGTGCCCAGCTGGACACGATCGTCGCAGACGCGCGTATCCAGTACCTCGCAGGTCAGATCGACCTCGCCGCGCTGGAGGACGCGATCGAGCTGTGGCGCACGAGCGGCGGCGACGACATCATCGCCGAGATCAACGAGCTGGCTTCGGCTGACTCCTGA
- a CDS encoding carbohydrate ABC transporter permease — translation MAREKYRFNTPAGRVFDVFNVVLMIAIGIIALVPFVFVLAGSFATEAELATRSFFLWPETFSLRAYEAIFTSPAFVRALITTIAVTAVGTLVQLMLTATMAYPLSKANLPGGRLILSLVVFTMVFSGGMIPTFLVVKDLGLLNNYWALILPMAINPFSLIIIKNFFQQLPNELEESAKIDGANELQTLWSVVLPLSKPVLATFALFYAVGIWNDFMSPLLYLNDNSMWTLQMFLRQVTVATDLSIVEADPSQLPPAQGIKFAVIIVATLPIVLFYPFLQKHFAKGMLIGSVKG, via the coding sequence ATGGCACGCGAGAAGTACCGCTTCAACACCCCTGCGGGGCGCGTCTTCGACGTCTTCAACGTCGTCCTGATGATCGCCATCGGGATCATCGCCCTGGTGCCGTTCGTCTTCGTGCTCGCGGGATCGTTCGCGACCGAAGCCGAGCTCGCGACCCGATCTTTCTTCCTCTGGCCGGAGACGTTCTCGCTGAGGGCGTATGAGGCGATCTTCACCAGCCCCGCGTTCGTGCGGGCGCTGATCACGACGATCGCCGTGACCGCGGTCGGAACCCTCGTGCAGCTGATGCTGACTGCCACGATGGCCTACCCGCTCAGTAAGGCGAACCTGCCCGGTGGGCGGTTGATCCTCTCTCTGGTGGTCTTCACGATGGTGTTCTCGGGCGGCATGATCCCGACCTTCCTCGTGGTGAAGGATCTCGGGTTGCTCAACAACTACTGGGCGTTGATCTTGCCCATGGCCATCAACCCCTTCAGCCTGATCATCATCAAGAACTTCTTCCAGCAGCTCCCGAACGAGCTGGAGGAGTCGGCGAAGATCGACGGCGCCAACGAGTTGCAGACGCTCTGGAGCGTCGTCCTCCCGCTGTCCAAGCCCGTGCTGGCGACCTTCGCCCTGTTCTATGCCGTCGGCATCTGGAACGACTTCATGTCGCCGCTGCTCTACCTGAACGACAACTCGATGTGGACGCTGCAGATGTTCCTGCGCCAGGTCACCGTCGCGACGGATCTCTCCATCGTCGAAGCCGATCCGTCGCAGCTGCCGCCGGCCCAGGGGATCAAGTTCGCCGTGATCATCGTGGCCACGCTCCCGATCGTCCTGTTCTACCCGTTCCTGCAGAAGCACTTCGCCAAGGGCATGCTGATCGGCTCGGTGAAGGGATGA
- a CDS encoding carbohydrate ABC transporter permease, whose protein sequence is MSTTATRVITTGKPSSGRSLFRRRYREDNLSRPGQKARLRKESLAGYGFLVPWLVGFFGLTIIPMVYSLYLSFTSYNIFSPPRWIGFDNYVRMFTNDPSFIQSAQITLVYVLVGTPITLLAALLVAMLLNYRDKGAGFYRSAFYAPSLIGGSVSVAIVWRAMFASDGPVDQSLSFFGIDLGGWIGNPSLVLPAMILLAVWQFGSTMVIFLAGLKQIPKELYEAAEMDGAGPWHRFRAVTIPMLSPVIFFNLLLGLIGAFQVFSSAYIISNGSGGPAGMTNFITLYLYKRGFSDGQMGYAAAIAWVLLIVVAIIAFILFRTQKSWVHYAGDNR, encoded by the coding sequence GTGAGTACCACAGCGACGAGAGTGATCACGACGGGGAAGCCGTCGTCGGGTCGGAGCCTGTTCCGGCGCCGGTACCGTGAGGACAATCTGTCGCGGCCGGGTCAGAAGGCTCGTCTGCGGAAGGAGTCGCTGGCCGGGTACGGGTTCCTGGTGCCGTGGCTGGTCGGGTTCTTCGGGTTGACGATCATCCCGATGGTGTACTCGCTGTACCTGTCGTTCACGTCGTACAACATCTTCTCCCCGCCCCGGTGGATCGGGTTCGACAACTATGTGCGGATGTTCACGAACGACCCGTCGTTCATCCAGTCCGCGCAGATCACCCTGGTCTACGTGCTGGTCGGCACCCCGATCACCCTGCTGGCCGCTCTGCTGGTGGCGATGCTGCTGAACTACCGGGACAAGGGTGCCGGGTTCTACCGGTCCGCGTTCTACGCCCCCTCCCTGATCGGCGGGTCGGTGAGCGTGGCGATCGTGTGGCGAGCGATGTTCGCCTCCGACGGCCCCGTCGACCAATCGCTCAGCTTCTTCGGCATCGATCTGGGCGGGTGGATCGGGAACCCCTCGCTGGTGCTCCCGGCGATGATCCTGCTCGCGGTGTGGCAGTTCGGATCGACGATGGTGATCTTCCTCGCCGGTCTGAAGCAGATCCCGAAGGAACTGTACGAAGCCGCCGAGATGGACGGCGCCGGCCCCTGGCACCGATTCCGGGCGGTCACCATCCCGATGCTGTCCCCGGTGATCTTCTTCAACCTGCTGCTCGGCCTGATCGGCGCGTTCCAGGTGTTCTCCTCCGCCTACATCATCAGCAACGGGTCCGGCGGCCCCGCGGGCATGACGAACTTCATCACCCTGTACCTGTACAAGCGCGGCTTCTCCGACGGGCAGATGGGTTACGCGGCCGCGATCGCGTGGGTGCTGCTGATCGTCGTCGCGATCATCGCCTTCATTCTGTTCCGCACCCAGAAATCGTGGGTCCACTACGCGGGAGACAACCGATGA
- a CDS encoding YesL family protein: MTTSTPSPTWALRLHDAFEWISWVLTVNALWYLFTILGGVVLGAAPASAVASELTRRRLRGEAFPVLHEFSRSWRRHFRDANVALLPGFGASALLLVGVLGMAQAGSLGSAFGVIAVGALSVATAVTTVAVTMYAHYDLPRGAYLFTAMRWTVRNLPHIAMLALVGVAIVGAGFVLPGIIPFLSLGAWITASTAMCIAFYVSNDKRVALEQSAR, encoded by the coding sequence ATGACGACGAGCACGCCTTCGCCCACCTGGGCGCTGCGTCTGCACGACGCTTTCGAATGGATCTCGTGGGTGCTCACGGTCAATGCCCTCTGGTACCTGTTCACGATTCTCGGTGGAGTGGTCCTCGGGGCTGCCCCGGCGTCGGCGGTCGCATCGGAGCTGACTCGTCGGCGGCTGCGTGGCGAGGCATTTCCTGTCCTCCATGAGTTCTCGCGCAGTTGGCGTCGCCACTTCCGGGACGCCAACGTGGCGCTTCTTCCAGGGTTCGGCGCATCGGCGCTGCTGCTGGTCGGCGTGCTCGGAATGGCGCAGGCGGGAAGCCTCGGCTCCGCCTTCGGGGTTATCGCCGTCGGCGCTCTGAGCGTGGCGACCGCCGTGACCACCGTGGCCGTCACGATGTACGCCCACTACGACCTCCCGCGCGGCGCCTACCTTTTCACGGCGATGCGGTGGACGGTGCGCAATCTCCCGCACATCGCGATGCTCGCTCTCGTCGGCGTCGCGATCGTCGGCGCCGGATTCGTCCTACCCGGAATCATCCCCTTCCTGTCACTCGGTGCATGGATCACGGCCAGCACGGCCATGTGCATCGCCTTCTACGTCTCCAATGACAAGCGGGTTGCTCTCGAGCAGTCCGCGCGATGA
- a CDS encoding carbohydrate ABC transporter permease, producing MLENQLTDEQVPTPTRRKVKRKTWQTLIWFIALTAITLIVLYPLVWLLFATFKPNSEFGQSIALLPNNPTLDNYIKVSEGIAGVPMWRFFLNSLIIAVGSVIGTVLSSALAAYAFARIQFKGLGILFAAMIGTLLLPFHVVIIPQYIIFNNLDMVDTFWPLLLPKFLATEAFFVFLLVQFMRQMPRDMDEAARIDGAGHVRIFWSIILPLIKPALITCSIFAFIWAWNDFLGPLLYLTSPENYPLPIALRLYNDQTSSSDYGATVTASFIALLPVLLFFLVFQRFLVDGVATQGLKG from the coding sequence ATGCTCGAGAACCAGCTCACCGACGAGCAGGTCCCCACCCCCACACGCCGCAAGGTCAAGCGCAAGACCTGGCAGACCCTGATCTGGTTCATCGCGCTCACCGCGATCACCCTGATCGTGCTGTACCCGCTGGTGTGGCTGCTGTTCGCGACCTTCAAACCCAACAGCGAGTTCGGCCAGTCCATCGCGCTGCTGCCCAACAACCCCACCCTGGACAACTACATCAAGGTGTCCGAAGGCATCGCCGGGGTGCCCATGTGGCGGTTCTTCCTGAACTCGCTGATCATCGCGGTCGGGTCCGTGATCGGCACCGTGCTGTCCTCAGCCCTGGCCGCGTACGCGTTCGCGCGGATCCAGTTCAAGGGCCTCGGCATCCTGTTCGCCGCGATGATCGGCACCCTGCTGCTGCCGTTCCACGTCGTGATCATCCCGCAGTACATCATCTTCAACAACCTCGACATGGTCGACACGTTCTGGCCGCTGCTGCTGCCCAAGTTCCTGGCCACCGAAGCGTTCTTCGTGTTCCTGCTGGTCCAGTTCATGCGGCAGATGCCCCGCGACATGGACGAAGCAGCCCGCATCGACGGCGCCGGCCACGTCCGCATCTTCTGGTCGATCATCCTGCCGCTGATCAAGCCCGCGCTGATCACCTGCTCGATCTTCGCGTTCATCTGGGCCTGGAACGACTTCCTCGGCCCCCTCCTCTACCTCACCTCGCCGGAGAACTACCCCCTCCCCATCGCCCTCCGCCTCTACAACGACCAGACCTCGTCGTCGGACTACGGCGCCACCGTCACCGCGTCGTTCATCGCCCTCCTCCCCGTCCTCCTCTTCTTCCTGGTGTTCCAGCGCTTCCTCGTCGACGGCGTCGCCACCCAGGGCCTCAAAGGCTGA
- a CDS encoding ABC transporter permease yields MAILDTAVTATETITVETASKRRRGVRVHFTQYKWLYLLLLPGILYFALFRYWPMYGAVIAFKDYVPFLGIADSPWVGFQHFEDFFSSPDFPRLLANTLILAALSLLIAFPLTIVVALLLNEMRVMILKRSVQTLIYIPHFLSWTVVASLTYLLFALDVGPLFQLINGILGTDINFLADPAWFRPIIVLQDIWKNTGWGTIIFLAALATVDQEQYEAAIIDGAGRFQRVWHITLPSIMPTIIVMLVLQMGQILNTGFEQIYLMTNSLNRSVADVFDTYVYFMGITQGSYSYSTAVGLFKAVVGVVLIFGANWLAKRLNQTGIF; encoded by the coding sequence ATGGCTATCCTCGACACCGCCGTCACGGCGACCGAGACCATCACGGTCGAAACGGCATCGAAGCGACGGCGCGGCGTGCGCGTGCACTTCACGCAATACAAGTGGCTTTATCTCCTGCTGCTGCCCGGCATCCTGTACTTCGCGCTCTTCCGTTACTGGCCGATGTACGGCGCGGTCATCGCGTTCAAGGACTATGTGCCGTTCCTGGGCATCGCCGACAGTCCGTGGGTGGGCTTCCAGCACTTCGAAGACTTCTTCTCGAGCCCGGACTTCCCCCGGCTGCTTGCGAACACGCTGATCCTCGCCGCACTGAGCCTGCTGATCGCCTTCCCCTTGACGATCGTCGTCGCGCTCCTGCTCAACGAGATGCGCGTGATGATCCTCAAGCGATCGGTGCAGACCCTCATCTACATCCCGCACTTCCTGTCCTGGACAGTGGTGGCCTCGCTGACGTATCTGCTGTTCGCGCTCGATGTGGGACCGCTGTTCCAGCTCATCAACGGCATCCTCGGCACCGACATCAACTTCCTCGCCGATCCGGCGTGGTTCCGGCCGATCATCGTGCTGCAAGACATCTGGAAGAACACCGGATGGGGAACCATCATCTTCCTCGCCGCACTCGCGACGGTCGATCAGGAACAGTATGAGGCGGCCATCATCGATGGCGCGGGCCGTTTCCAGCGCGTCTGGCACATCACGTTGCCGTCCATCATGCCGACGATCATCGTCATGCTCGTGCTCCAGATGGGGCAGATCCTCAACACCGGTTTCGAGCAGATCTACCTCATGACGAACTCGCTGAACCGGTCGGTCGCCGACGTCTTCGACACGTACGTCTACTTCATGGGCATCACGCAGGGCTCGTACAGCTACTCCACCGCGGTCGGCCTGTTCAAGGCGGTCGTCGGGGTCGTTCTGATCTTCGGCGCGAACTGGCTCGCCAAGCGCCTCAACCAGACGGGAATCTTCTGA